The region TCGCGATGCTCGCTGCCACACTCGCGGCGTACTTCCTCGCCGGGCGCGCGGGTCGCCGCGGTGGCCGGCTCGTGGCCTGGATCAACCGCAGCGTCCTCAATCCCATCGTCCTTCGCATCGCCGGGCCGCTCGCCGTCTCCGTCGTGCACCACGTTGGCCGCAAGACTGGCCGGAGCTACCACACACCGGTGTTCGCGGAGCAGACGAGCGAAGGTTTCATCGTGGGCCTCATCTACGGCGCCGACACCGATTGGTGTCGCAATGTCCTCGCGGCCCGCGGCGCGATCCTCGTGTACCGCGGCCATGAGCTGCGCCTGGTGAGCCCGCGCGTCATCGACGCGACCGCCGCACGGGCGGTGCTGCCGCTGGGGATCTGGCTGATCCATCGGATGCTCGGGACGACCGGATTCCTCACGCTTCGGCATCCGCAGGGAGGGTCAGCCCCGCTGACGCCTCATCGTGTCGCACCGACTACGCGCGCTCATCGCCCGGGTCCCCACCGTCTCCGCATCAAGCGGCCGAAGACCCGCGCAAAGGAGCGCTCGAGCTCACATCCCTGAGTCGGGCGGCTCCTCGAACTCGTCCCAGCCTTCTGACGACTCGAGCTCCTCGGCGTAGCGCTCGGGCTCGACGCCAAGGCTCTCGATCACGGCGATGAGGCCATTGCGCTGCTCGGGCGGTGTCGTCCGGATCCACCCGCGCACGACGTCATCGACCTCGACTTCGCTCGCGCCGCGCTGCTCGGCCGCGGCCTCGCTCTCGTCACGCGCCGCAGCGCCGGCGAGCTCGCGAAGTGTCTCGGGGACCATGCCGACCAGGGCCTGGAGCATCGAGTCCGCGGCGTCGCTCCAGTTCATCCGATCGCGTCGATGCC is a window of Candidatus Limnocylindria bacterium DNA encoding:
- a CDS encoding DUF2621 family protein — its product is MNWSDAADSMLQALVGMVPETLRELAGAAARDESEAAAEQRGASEVEVDDVVRGWIRTTPPEQRNGLIAVIESLGVEPERYAEELESSEGWDEFEEPPDSGM